Proteins from one Euwallacea similis isolate ESF13 chromosome 13, ESF131.1, whole genome shotgun sequence genomic window:
- the LOC136412908 gene encoding putative inorganic phosphate cotransporter, translating into MTKEDDAVALEPGLRDGIFYTGDKGPKVGVRYLQVFLLAVCYGNAYATKGSFSVALVAMTDNSTSPNPNVPTYDWKNTNVIISSILWSGIPFTFFAGYLGKQYGPKWILVVGTTINSIFFLLIPAAAQLLGSTGVIICRIIQGVALSFVNIQSSVVMGRWAPPEERSRMGYIVGGIVTIIAMGSSVANGQLAETYWGWPSIFYIIGSIGIVIAGVIAIFGAQSAQTHPRITLEERQYLETTLFNTNIEYKTPWMKIFKSVHCWAIIIGVSGYSWFVTLMSTEFSVFLAKVFNFDLSSTGTIAALPSLIGAAAGLPLSYFSDYLPRKGFISVINSRRSFHLLGVTGISIAMFCMTFVPIEHRNWTVGIICIAEPFIMMAGVGGAGVNTLDISPKYAGIISGIESTFSSTLAIFAPLVVDWVCGEYINDISRWRIVFVIAGAFAIGTAIFFALFATDQRQNWDDENEEEEGKERRKSPVIDTEKSIGA; encoded by the exons ATGACAAAAGAAGACGATGCGGTGGCTTTGGAACCCGGCCTCAGAGATGGAATTTTCTACACTGGAGATAAAG GTCCAAAAGTAGGAGTAAGATACCTTCAAGTCTTCCTTTTGGCCGTATGTTACGGCAATGCCTACGCCACGAAGGGCTCCTTCTCTGTGGCCCTAGTCGCCATGACTGACAACTCTACATCTCCCAATCCAAATGTGCCT ACCTACGATTGGAAAAACACAAATGTGATCATATCTTCAATCCTCTGGAGCGGCATTCCTTTCACCTTCTTTGCTGGTTATCTGGGCAAACAATATGGCCCCAAATGGATCCTAGTGGTGGGTACCACCAttaacagtattttttttttgctcatCCCTGCTGCAGCCCAGCTCCTCGGCTCCACTGGCGTGATTATTTGCAGAATTATTCAAGGGGTTGCATTGAGTTTTGTCAACATTCAAAGCTCGGTGGTGATGGGAAGATGGGCGCCACCTGAAGAGCGATCGAGAATGGGGTATATTGTTGGGGGAA TTGTTACAATCATCGCAATGGGTTCTTCCGTTGCAAATGGACAGCTAGCCGAAACTTATTGGGGATGGCCCtcaattttctatattattgGCAGTATTGGAATTGTAATTGCAGGAGTGATTGCCATATTTGGGGCCCAGAGCGCTCAAACTCACCCTAGGATCACTCTTGAGGAACGACAGTATTTGGAAACAACTCTCTTCAATACGAATATT GAATACAAAACTCCTTGGATGAAGATTTTCAAATCCGTCCATTGCTGGGCTATAATTATAGGGGTTTCTGGGTATTCCTGGTTTGTGACCCTAATGTCTACGGAATTTTCCGTATTTTTGgctaaagtttttaattttgatctTTCATCG ACTGGAACTATTGCGGCGCTTCCGAGTTTGATAGGAGCTGCGGCGGGTTTACCGCTATCATATTTCTCAGATTATTTACCCAGAAAGGGTTTTATATCCGTAATTAACTCTAGAAGATCATTTCATCTCTTGG GTGTCACGGGCATATCTATTGCCATGTTCTGCATGACCTTCGTCCCAATAGAACACCGAAATTGGACTGTGGGCATTATCTGTATCGCTGAACCCTTCATCATGATGGCAGGAGTGGGGGGGGCCGGTGTGAATACGTTGGATATTTCTCCTAAATATGCCGGGATCATTTCAGGGATCGAGTCCACCTTCTCCAGCACTTTGGCCATTTTTGCTCCATTGGTCGTAGATTGGGTCTGTGGGGAGTATATA aaTGACATTTCCCGATGGAGGATCGTTTTCGTTATTGCGGGTGCATTCGCAATAGGAACAGCGATATTCTTTGCGCTGTTTGCGACTGATCAGAGGCAAAATTGGGATGATGAGAATGAGGAAGAGGAAGGGAAAGAGAGGAGGAAGAGTCCTGTTATTGATACAGAGAAAAGTATAGGGGCTTAG